One region of Glycine max cultivar Williams 82 chromosome 9, Glycine_max_v4.0, whole genome shotgun sequence genomic DNA includes:
- the LOC100795078 gene encoding pentatricopeptide repeat-containing protein At1g03540 has product MKSLHLKSRFSIFTSTVVPSRTESQILHHCKLGALPKALILLKAQAQAQALKPVVYASLLQACRKAHSFPLGTHLHAHVLKSGFLADRFVANSLLSLYSKLSPHFSQARALFDALPFKDVIAWTSIISGHVQKAQPKTAVHLFLQMLGQAIEPNAFTLSSILKACSQLENLHLGKTLHAVVFIRGFHSNNNVVACALIDMYGRSRVVDDARKVFDELPEPDYVCWTAVISTLARNDRFREAVRVFFAMHDGGLGLEVDGFTFGTLLNACGNLGWLRMGREVHGKVVTLGMKGNVFVESSLLDMYGKCGEVGCARVVFDGLEEKNEVALTAMLGVYCHNGECGSVLGLVREWRSMVDVYSFGTIIRACSGLAAVRQGNEVHCQYVRRGGWRDVVVESALVDLYAKCGSVDFAYRLFSRMEARNLITWNAMIGGFAQNGRGQEGVELFEEMVKEGVRPDWISFVNVLFACSHNGLVDQGRRYFDLMRREYGIRPGVVHYTCMIDILGRAELIEEAESLLESADCRYDHSRWAVLLGACTKCSDYVTAERIAKKMIQLEPDFHLSYVLLGNIYRAVGKWNEALEIRKLMEERGVKKVPGKSWIESEKQKGSPGF; this is encoded by the coding sequence ATGAAGAGCCTCCATTTAAAGAGCCGCTTCAGCATCTTCACCTCCACGGTGGTTCCCTCCCGCACCGAATCCCAGATACTCCACCACTGCAAACTCGGCGCGCTCCCCAAAGCCCTAATCCTCCTCAAAGCCCAGGCTCAAGCCCAAGCCCTCAAGCCCGTCGTCTACGCCTCCCTCCTCCAAGCCTGCAGGAAAGCCCACTCCTTCCCCCTCGGCACCCACCTCCACGCCCACGTCCTCAAGTCGGGCTTCCTCGCCGACCGCTTCGTCGCCAACAGCCTCCTCAGCCTATACTCCAAACTCTCCCCACACTTCTCCCAGGCCCGCGCCCTCTTCGACGCGCTTCCATTCAAAGACGTCATTGCATGGACTTCAATCATCTCCGGCCACGTCCAGAAAGCCCAGCCCAAGACCGCCGTACACCTCTTCCTCCAAATGCTGGGCCAAGCCATCGAGCCCAACGCCTTCACTCTCTCATCCATCCTCAAAGCCTGCTCTCAGCTCGAAAACTTACACCTTGGTAAAACCCTCCACGCCGTCGTTTTCATACGCGGCTTCCACTCGAATAATAATGTTGTAGCGTGTGCGTTGATCGACATGTACGGGAGGTCGCGCGTGGTTGACGACGCGCGGAAGGTGTTTGACGAATTGCCCGAACCGGATTACGTGTGCTGGACGGCGGTTATCTCGACGTTGGCGCGCAATGACAGGTTTAGGGAGGCTGTGCGGGTGTTTTTTGCAATGCATGACGGGGGTTTGGGGTTGGAGGTTGACGGGTTCACGTTTGGGACGTTGTTGAATGCTTGTGGGAACTTGGGGTGGTTGAGGATGGGGAGGGAGGTGCATGGGAAGGTTGTGACATTGGGGATGAAGGGGAATGTGTTTGTGGAGAGTAGTTTGTTGGATATGTATGGGAAGTGTGGTGAGGTTGGGTGTGCGAGGGTTGTGTTTGATGGGTTGGAGGAGAAGAATGAGGTGGCGTTGACGGCTATGCTTGGGGTGTATTGTCACAATGGGGAGTGTGGGAGTGTGCTTGGGTTAGTTAGGGAGTGGCGGTCGATGGTGGATGTTTATAGTTTCGGGACGATTATTCGTGCGTGCTCGGGGCTGGCTGCGGTGAGGCAGGGGAATGAGGTGCATTGCCAGTATGTGAGGAGGGGTGGGTGGAGGGATGTGGTGGTGGAGTCGGCTTTGGTTGATTTGTACGCCAAGTGTGGGAGTGTGGATTTCGCATATAGGTTGTTTTCGAGGATGGAGGCGAGGAATTTGATCACGTGGAACGCAATGATTGGGGGGTTTGCACAGAACGGGAGAGGACAAGAGGGGGTGGAGTTGTTTGAGGAGATGGTGAAGGAGGGGGTGAGGCCGGACTGGATCAGTTTTGTGAATGTTCTTTTTGCGTGTAGTCATAATGGTTTGGTTGATCAGGGGAGGAGGTATTTTGATTTGATGAGGAGGGAGTATGGGATTAGACCTGGGGTGGTGCATTACACTTGCATGATTGATATTCTGGGAAGGGCTGAGTTGATAGAGGAGGCTGAGAGTTTGTTGGAGAGTGCTGATTGCAGGTATGATCATTCGCGTTGGGCGGTTCTGCTTGGAGCCTGCACTAAGTGTTCAGACTATGTCACAGCTGAACGCATTGCGAAAAAGATGATTCAGTTGGAGCCCGACTTCCACCTGAGTTATGTTCTGCTTGGTAACATTTATAGAGCGGTTGGCAAGTGGAATGAGGCTCTGGAGATCAGGAAGTTGATGGAGGAAAGAGGGGTTAAGAAGGTGCCGGGCAAGAGCTGGATTGAGAGTGAGAAGCAAAAGGGTTCTCCTGGATTTTGA